The Bacteroidota bacterium sequence CTCTCGAATGCGGCGGCACTGCTCTATACCTCACTCGATCGTATGAACTGGTGCGGGTTCTATCTTTTCAATGGCGAGCAGTTGGTGCTGGGACCATTTGGCGGCAAACCCGCTTGCACGGTGATTCCAATGGGGAAAGGTGTGTGCGGCACGGCCGCCATGGAGCGAAGAATCATTCGTGTTGCTGATGTCAACGAGTTTCCCGGTCACATTGCGTGCGATCCGGCATCGCAATCGGAAATCGTGCTGCCGATCATTCTTTCCGATGGCCGGCTCTTCGGCGTGCTGGATATCGACGCACCGATGAAGAACAGATTTGGGGGACCTGACGAGCGCGAACTCGCTTCCGTCATTGCCGTATTGACTGAGAAGATCGAGCTGATTGCCAAACGCACCGGTGATCTCTGGCGCATGATTTAGCTTCACCAGGGACAAGCTAAAGCATGTCCCACATTATTGTGCCTTCAGAATCGATTCCAGTGGCGTCTCCACCTCGACACGTACCGTCCGGCAATAATACCGGCCTTCGGGCAGATGATTATCGTATAAGAGATTCGATGGCCCGATCCCTTTCGTCTCGGTAATCTTCGCATCCGGTTTATCTGCCAGCAGAAGATCGCGCACATGGAATGCGCGGTCTTCGGACAGCTTCTGATTGTGCTGCAGTTCTCCCAGATTGTCTGTCGAGCCGATGATTGTGACCGTCGATGCCGGATAAAGTGACTTCTTCACAAACTGCGAGATCATCCGCTGATTTTGCCGATTGATATCGGACTGATCGAAATCGAATACAATGAGCGAGAGCCGGCTCAGTTCGAGCGGATTGACTGTCTTCGAGGCCGGCAGAGCAATGCTCACTGTGGATTGCGCGCCATTAGTGGCGCTCGCTGTAAGTTCGCACTGCAGTGAATCGTGCTCGTTCAATGTCTTCGCGATGGATTCAACTTGGCCGGCAGCAGGCTTCCACTCAATTGTTTGCGGCGGCGCATCTGTGCCGGCGGTTTCATACACGGTCGCGCCACTCTTGCGGATCGCAAGATGCCAATCACGCACACCAATTCGGCTCGTCGCAGTGAGACTGAGCGGCAATAGAGCCGGAGTCGCGGTCTCTTCACGGAATCGTTCGTGCACAATCGGACGTAGAATATCGCTCGAAGAGGAGAGCTCAACGCGCCGGTTCTCCTCGAAGCCCTCGGCATATTCCGTGCTCGAAGGATTCTTCGGCGTCGTGCTGGTCGTCACGATCAACCGTTCCGGAGCAATCCGCCATGCAGTCGCAATGTACTTGCGAACAGCTTCGGCCCGTGACATCGCAAGCGCAGCACCATTACCCTTCATCGCTCCTCCCTCGTTTGTTTCCTCGCGGCCATCGGTTGTACCGTTGATCGTGAGCGTCGCATCGGGATTCGCACGCATCCGGCCGCCAATCACATTCAGAATCTGATAATAGGACTCGAGCGACTTGTGCGGCAATTCATTTTCTCGAAATTGCGCAATTTCGAATGGCGTGAGTTGCGCGAAGCGGTCCGAGAGCGTGGCGCTCGCGCTATCGAAGAAGATGTACGGCAGAATCGGAAATGTTTCGGTCACCGTCGTCTCAATAATATGGAATGGCTCACCAGAAAGCGAGACGGCGGCCAGCTTCGGCGCCATCGTGCGCGGGTCCTCGCGTTGCTGAACGATGGGCGGCGGTGGTTTTGGCGGCGGAGGCGCATCGAAATGCGGAGGCTTGTTCCAGCGCAGGGCTATACTGGCATGAAGCGATACTACATGCCATCGGAACCCGCTCTCCACATTATTGAGTGGGTAAAAGTATGAGAGTTCCGGCGCAGCGGTTATCATTGTACTCAGCGGGACTTCATACCCAATCGTCCCGGTAAGCCCAAAGCTTGTTTGGATCCCGGGAATAACCCCAGAGCTGTCGGTTCGCGTCGTCGTACCGGTTTCCGGATAGAGCACGCCGGACGGCGAAAGAATCTTCTCGGTCTGGACGTATGTCGTCGAGCGCCCCATCGGCAATCCGGCATTGAAGCCAGCACCAATATACCCGGCAAATCTCGCCAGCGGTCGAAGGCGCAGACCACCCGAAATGTCGAAGTATGTTAAGCTTGCGCTGTAAGAGCTTTGCCGGACAAACGGGACGTAGTTATTCGTGTTCGGATCGAGCACCTGAAGATTACTCG is a genomic window containing:
- a CDS encoding GAF domain-containing protein yields the protein MPSLSTSLRDLISPDEPLITALSNAAALLYTSLDRMNWCGFYLFNGEQLVLGPFGGKPACTVIPMGKGVCGTAAMERRIIRVADVNEFPGHIACDPASQSEIVLPIILSDGRLFGVLDIDAPMKNRFGGPDERELASVIAVLTEKIELIAKRTGDLWRMI
- a CDS encoding OmpA family protein, with the translated sequence MKRIFFVLAIATLLTRSGIAQDMTISPFHLGFRASYLENFHNTDAICPTCGQYSNGRGSGYAAQLFGEVPFNSFRRLDLTFGLGMADRGGSFGEALSSNLQVLDPNTNNYVPFVRQSSYSASLTYFDISGGLRLRPLARFAGYIGAGFNAGLPMGRSTTYVQTEKILSPSGVLYPETGTTTRTDSSGVIPGIQTSFGLTGTIGYEVPLSTMITAAPELSYFYPLNNVESGFRWHVVSLHASIALRWNKPPHFDAPPPPKPPPPIVQQREDPRTMAPKLAAVSLSGEPFHIIETTVTETFPILPYIFFDSASATLSDRFAQLTPFEIAQFRENELPHKSLESYYQILNVIGGRMRANPDATLTINGTTDGREETNEGGAMKGNGAALAMSRAEAVRKYIATAWRIAPERLIVTTSTTPKNPSSTEYAEGFEENRRVELSSSSDILRPIVHERFREETATPALLPLSLTATSRIGVRDWHLAIRKSGATVYETAGTDAPPQTIEWKPAAGQVESIAKTLNEHDSLQCELTASATNGAQSTVSIALPASKTVNPLELSRLSLIVFDFDQSDINRQNQRMISQFVKKSLYPASTVTIIGSTDNLGELQHNQKLSEDRAFHVRDLLLADKPDAKITETKGIGPSNLLYDNHLPEGRYYCRTVRVEVETPLESILKAQ